Below is a genomic region from Paraburkholderia sp. BL23I1N1.
CCTCGCGTCTCTGGATGATGCGCCGACTCGAAGCTCGATTGACAAAGCCTCATTGCGCATTCAGAATTATAAACATCGTTCATATTACAGGCAACCGTGAGCAATGTCGGCCAGGCGAAGATACTTGCTGCGATGCAGCGCCACTGCGCGAACGCGCAGGTCGAGATCTTTGTCGCAGCGGCGCCAGGCTGACGCTCCTGTTCGTTTGGATTCATGCAAGGAAAACTCATGGCCTACGAAACTATCATCGTCGAAACGCGCGGCAAAACGGGCCTCATCAAGCTCAACCGGCCGCAAGCGTATAACGCGCTGAACAATGCCTTGATGGACGAGTTGACCGTTGCGCTCGACGGTTTCGAAGCCGACGAAGCGATCGGCGCGATCGTGCTGACAGGCAACGACAAGGCATTTGCCGCCGGTGCCGACATCAAGATGATGAACGAATGGACGTACATGGACGTGTTCAAACAACAGTTCATCACGTCCAACTGGGAACGCACGGCGCGCTGCCGCAAGCCGGTGATCGCCGCGGTAGCCGGCCTCGCGTTGGGCGGCGGTTGCGAACTGGCGATGATGTGCGACTTCATTCTCGCTGCCGACAACGCCCGTTTCGCGCTGCCTGAAATCACACTGGCGACCATTCCCGGCGCTGGCGGAACGCAACGTCTGACACGCGCGCTCGGCAAATCGAAGGCGATGGAGATGATCCTCACGGGCCGCAAGATGGATGCGACCGAAGCCGAACGTTGCGGCCTCGTCAGCCGGATCGTGCCGCTCGGCGAATTGCTCGATGAGGCGTTGAAAACGGCGAACGCCATCAGTGGATTCTCGCAACCCGTCGTGGCAATCGCGAAGGAATGCGTGAATCGCGCATACGAGTCCAGTCTCGCCGAAGGCGTCCTGTTCGAACGACGCATGGCCTACGCGACCTTCGCGACCGAAGACCGCAAGGAAGGCATGGCCGCATTCGCGGAAAAGCGCCAGCCCGTGTTTCGCAACTGTTGAGCGCCATGCGCATGCATCAATCCGCATTCGACTGATTCTTTCTCAACCCGTCATTCGCTCCTACTGCTAAACGACCGGCCATGAACTCTCACAAGAATCGCATTACAGACTTGCTCGGCATCGACTATCCGATCATCCAGGGCGGCATGCGCTGGGTCGCGCGCGCGGAACTCGCGGCAGCGGTCGGCAATGCCGGCGGACTCGGATTCATTTCCGCGCACACGCATGCGAGCGCCGATGCGCTGGCGCGAGAGATCGACCGGGTGCGGGCATTGAGCGACAAACCGTTCGGCGTGAATCTGACGCTGCTCGGCAGCAACGCCGGGCTCGATTACGACGGCTACGTGCGCACGATCATCGAGCGGGGCGTGCCGGTCGTCGAAACCGCGGGAAGCAATCCCGCGAAGTACATCGCGGCGTTCAAGGCAAGCGGCGTCAAGGTGATCCACAAGTGCGTCGCGGTGCGTCACGCACTAAAAGCCGAAGCACTCGGCGCGGACGCGGTGAGTATCGACGGCTTCGAATGCGCCGGACATCCGGGTGAAGACGATATTCCGGGGCTGATCCTGATCCCCGCCGCCGCCGACCGTCTGAAGATTCCATTGCTCGCGTCGGGCGGCTTCGCCGATGGACGTGGCTTGATGGCCGCGCTCGCGCTCGGTGCTCAAGGCATCAATATGGGCACGCGCTTCATGCTCACCCAGGAATCGCGTGTTCATCCCGCGATCAAACAACGCATGCTGGAAGCCACCGAACGCGATACGTTGCTGGTCGGACGCACGCTCGGCGACTCGAGCCGCGTGATCAAAAACAGCGTCAGTCTCGCGGCGGTCGAACTGGAACGCGTGGGAGGCGTCACGTTGGCCGATCTGTATGCGCTGACCGGCGCGAGCCACTGGATGGACGCATTTGCGAGCGGCGATGTCGAGGGCGGCGCATTTCCGGCCGGCATGGTGACGGGCCTGATTCACGATTTGCCAACCTGTGCCGAACTTATCGCGAGAATTATGCGCGAGGCCGCCGCCATTGCGCAGCGCGCGTTTCCGTTCGAGGTGCCGGCCGCATGAAGCTGTCGGGCGTTCGCGTCGTCGATTTCTCGCAGTTCATGCCGGGGCCGATGCTCGCGTCGAATCTTGCCGATCATGGCGCCGACGTCATCAAGGTCGAACCGCTGACGGGCGACGCGGCACGCGGCCCGCTCGAATCGGACAGCGAGTTTTTCGTGGGGCTCAATCGCGGCAAGCGCAGTATCGCGCTCGACCTGAAGCGTCCCGAGGGCCTTGCCATCGCGTTGCGATTGATCGGCGAGGCCGATGTCGTGATCGAGTCGTCGCGCCCGGGTGTCGCGGCGCGTCTGGGCATCAATTACGACACGGTGAGCCGCGCCCATCCCCGCCTCGTCTACTGCTCGCTGACGGCCTTCGGCCAGACCGGCCCGCTTTCGCAATTGCCCGCGCATGATTCCGTGATTCAGTCACTGGCGGGAACCTTGCCGCGCGACGAGCGCGGCGCGCCCGTGACCTCGGGCGTCTCTGTCGCCGCTCTCGCGGGTTCGTTGACCGCATTGTCCGCGGTGTTGATGGCATTGCTGCACGCGCGCGAAACGGGTCGCGGCGACTTCGTCGACATTTCGCTCCACGACGCGGCGCTGAACGCGCAACCGCATCTGACAGGCCACGCACTCAGCGCTCGCCAGGAGGACTTCGTCGATACCGGCGCAACCGCGCACGGCGGCAATGCGATTGCGCTGCTCGCCGCGTATCGAACAGCCGATTCGCAATGGCTTTGCCTCGGCGGCCGCGAACTCGACTTCGCGACCCATCTGCTGACGCCGCTCGGCCGGCCGGATCTGATTGCAGTCGCCATCGGGCCCGGCGGCGAAGCACAGGCCGAACTGCGTGCGTTCCTCACCGAGGTTTTCCTGACGCGCACATTGAGCGATTGGCTCTCGTGGTTCGAGGGCCGCCGCATCAGTGTTGCGCCCGTTTTGTCGCTCAGTGAAGCGCTCGTGCATCCTCACACGCAGGCTCGCCAGATGGTCAGCGTCGATGCGGCTGGCCGAGGGCACGTCGGCAATGCGATCCGGTTCCTGCGCGATCCGGCACAACCGGTCCTGTCAATCCCCGGCATCGGCGAGCACACGGTGGAGATTCTCGAGGCGCTCGGTTATGCCGATGAACACATCTCCGCACTCGATTCCGCCGGCGTGATCCGCACGCAGAACACCACCGAGAAGGCGTAGCCTCATGCCCACGCTGCTGCAACCCAGCTCCATCGAATTCGCTTCCATCGTTCGTCCCGGCGACCTGGTGATGTGGGGCCAGGCAAACGCGGAGCCGTTGCCGTTGACCCAACAGCTCGTCGCGCAACGGCACAGCATTGGCCGGTTCCGCGTGTTTCTCGGCGCAAGCGCCACCGACACGTGCCGGCCCGAGCACGCGGACTGCATCGACTTCGTCGCCTACTGCGGCACCGGCGCGAATCGCGCGCTGGCGCGCGCGGGCGTACTCGATGTGCTGCCATGCCACTACTCGCAGTTTCCGCAGATGATCAGGAACGGCGCGCTCAAGGTGGACGTGCTGATGCTGCAACTCGCGCCGCCGGATACCGAAGGCCGCTACAGTTTGTCGATCGCGCACGAGTATCTGATTGCGGCACTCGACACGGCCCGCGTGATCGTCGCGGAGATCAATGAAGAGGCGCCATGGACGTATGGCGAGCGTTATCTGCGCGACGACGATCTCGACTTCATCCTGCCGACGTCGCGCGCGCCACTCGAAAATGCGCGTGGCAAAACGGGCGCCATTGAACTGGCGATAGCCGGTCACGTCGCCGATTGGATCGAAGACGGTTCGACGCTTCAGTTCGGTATGGGCGTGATTCCCGAAGCCGTACTCGCACGCCTGTCGGACCGGCGGGACCTGGGCATTCATTCGGGCACGATTGGCGACAGGGTCGCCGATCTGATGGAGGCCGGCGTGATCAACAATGCGCGAAAAAGCGTGGACCGAGGGATCACGGTTGCAGGCGTCATGATGGGTAGCCGCCGCATTCACGACTTCGCGCATCGCAACCGCGCCGTGCAGTTTCGCTCGACGAGCTACACGCACGATCCGGATGTGCTGGCGCGCCTTGACCGTTTCATCGCGCTCAATTCGGCGCTCGAGGTCGATCTCGGCGGGCAGATCAACGCTGAAGTGGCCGGCGGCGGCTACGTCGGCGCGGTGGGCGGCGCACTCGACTTCCTGCGCGGCGCACGGAGCGCCAAAGGCGGCTTGCCGGTGGTCGCGTTGCCTTCGACCGCGAGCAACGGTGCGAGCCGCATCGTGGCGACGCTCAGCGGCCCGGTTAGCACGCCGCGCAGCGACGCGGGCATCATCGTGACCGAATATGGCGTAGCGGATCTGCGCGGACTCACGCTCAAACAGCGGCGCGAGCGTCTGCTGGCGATCGCTCACCCGGACCACCGAGCCCTGCTCGAACACTCAACCCGCGCAGCCGGCTGATGCAATCGGATCATGGCAAGACACGTAACGTCGGCCCGCGCTTTACGCGTTATTTGAAGGAATCCGTATGAAACGAGCCGCGATCGTCTCTCCTGTGCGCACACCCGTAGGCGTTTTTGGCGGCAGTCTGCGCAACGTGCCGGTCGAAGAACTCGGCGCGCTCGTGACCCGGGAGGTTTTGAAGCGCACCGGGCTCGATCCCGCCCGCATCGACGATGTGGTTTTCGCGCAGTCGTACGCGAATAGTGAGACGCCATGTGTCGGGCGCTGGATCGCGCTGCAGGCAGGACTCCCCGTCGATGTGCCGGGCATGCAGCTCGACCGGCGTTGCGGTGGCGGCCTGCAGGCGCTCGCGACCGCGGCGATGATGGTCCAGACCGGCGCAGCCGATGTCGTGCTGGCGGGCGGTGTCGAGAGCATGAGCAACATCGAGTACTACAGCACGGACATGCGCTGGGGCGCCCGCTCGGGTTCCGTGCAGTTTCATGACCGGCTCGCACGCGGCCGCGAGCGTTCGCAGCCCGAGGAACGCTTCGGCTACATTTCGGGCATGATCGAAACCGCGGAAAATCTCGCGAGCGATTATCACATCAGCCGCGAAGAGGCGGATGAATGCGCTGTGCGCAGCCATCGGCGCGCGGCCGATGCCTGGGCGTCGGGCCGCATGGCCGATGAAGTCGTGACGGTGACCGTGCCGCAGAAAAAAGGGCCGCCCTTGCTCATTGCTCAAGACGAAGGCTTTCGCGAGGACACCAGCCTCGCGAGCCTCGGCAAGCTGCGTGCGCTGATCGCGGGCGGCACCGTCACCGCCGGCAATTCCAGCCAGCAAAACGATGCGGCAGCCGCGTGCCTCGTGGTCGCGGAGGACAAGCTGGAAGCCTTGGGCCTCGCGCCGATGGCGTATTTCAATGGCTGGGCCGCGGCGGGCTGCGAGCCGTCACGCATGGGCATCGGCCCCGTGCCCGCCGTGCAGAAACTGATGTCGCGCACCGGACTGTCGATCGATCAGATGGATCTCGTCGAACTGAACGAAGCATTCGCGTGCCAGGTGCTGGCCGTGCTCAAGGGATGGGGATGGAACGATCCGGACCGCTTGAACGTCAACGGTTCCGGCATCTCGCTGGGTCATCCTATCGGCGCTACCGGTGTGCGAATGATGACCACGCTGCTCTTCGAACTGCAGCGCCGCAAGGGGCGCTATGGTCTGGAGGCGATGTGCATCGGAGGCGGCCAGGGTCTGGCCGCGCTATTCGAGCGTGCTTGAGCGGCGCTGTTCTTCAACCAGTCAAATGGCCATGTTTCATTTTCGATTGAAAAACCGCTCGCGCTGAAGACGCACTTCATCCGAGGCCATCAACATGTTGTAAATGACCTGCATGGCGGCAACGACAGGCTTGTTCATCGACTCGATGAGCAAGTGAATATGCAGCGATAGTCCAGGCGGCGCGGCGGCCGCAGGTGTTCCGAATTCGCCGATATCTCCGCCGGCGCAAAAGCCCTTGCCGTCCCCCGTCAGAATGACTGCTCTCGCGTGCTCGTCTGCTTTTTCCCACTCGAAGGCTCGCAACATTTCCGATCGCACCGCGAGGCTCAATGCATTGACCGGCGGGGAGTCGAGGGTGATCGTTGCAACACCGTCGACGCAAACGTAGTGCACGCGCCGCATCAAACTTCGATCATCACGAAGTCCACCTTCGCTGCGCCGCACTCGGGGCAGGCCCAGTCGTCGGGAATGTCTGCCCAGCGCGTACCGGGCGGAAAACCTTCAGTCGGAAGTCCGGCCGCTTCGTCGTAGAAAAAACCGCAGAAAATGCATTGCCATTGTTTCATCGCCGTCGTTCTGTCATGGTTTGAGGGAGAAGATTCAGGACGCGACGTTCCACGTCAGCGGCAAATACAGCATGCCGTTCACGGCGCCTGAACTGCAACGCGGCTTGTCGCCTTCGCGAATGCCGAAATCGGGAATGCGCTTCAGCCATTCCTGCAAGAACACCTTGATTTCAGTGCGCGCGAGGAACGATCCAGGGCAGCGGTGCGGCCCATTTCCGAAGGCCGCATGCAGCACCGGCTTGCGGGTCAGGTCGACTTCGAGCGGATTGGCAAACTTGCGCTCATCCAGACCGAACAACGCGTTGGGCAACTGAATCTGATCGCCCTTCTTCAGCGTCACTCCCTTATAGTCCAGGTCTTCGGCGACGAGCCGCGCCGTGTTCGCGACGCCGAATCTGCGGATCAGTTCGTCGACGGAAGAAACCATCAGTTCAGGGTGGTCGATGAGCTGACGCCGATGGCGAGGGTTCTCAGCAAGAAAACGGGCGATAAAACCCATTAGCGACGCGACCGTGTCGAGGCCGCCGAACAGCACGACGATAAACATGCCAAACATGCGGTCGGCCCGCATCGGTTCGCCGTCGATGCGCGCATTCGCAATCAGGCTGACGAGGTCGCCGCCCGCGTTGGCCTGGCGTTGCGCCACCCAGGTGGAGATGTAGGCGCCCAGCAGATTCTGCGATTCGATACGCTCCTCGACCTTGCCGCGCACCGCCATTTCGGCCCATTCGAGCAGCCGTTCGCGGTCGCTCAGCGGCAGATCGGCGAGGCGCAGAAAGATCACGATAGGCAGGAGCTTGGCGAACTCGGAAACGAATTCGCATTCGCCACGCGGCGTGAGTTTTTCGATCAACTCCACAGCGAGAACGCGGGCATCCTCTTCGAGCGAAGCGATTGCCTTCGGCAAAAAAGACGGCGTGATCAGATTCCGGTACGCGGTATGCTCGGGCGGATCGAGTTCGAGCGGTACGAGCTGCACCGCGCTCAAAGACGGAATGTTGACGCTGCGATGCGAGAAATGCGTATGATCTTTCTGCATCGTTTCAATATCGTCTCCGCGCGTTGCGATCCAGTGTCCGCCATAGTAGGGAGACCAGACAATGTCCGGCCCATTGTGCAACGCCTTCCACGCGAGATGGACATCTTCGGCGGCGCCGGGTGGGTTCATGTAGTCGAAATCCACCACCCGGTCATGCGGCACGTGGCTGGGCACGCTCCAGTTCTCCGGATACCTCATCGATTGGTCTCCTTGCAGGTTAGAACCCACATCGCTATTCGTTCATAATGTGCAACGTCGTTCAGTTTTGCTATTATAGATCCGCGAACTTTCTACATCAACGCCCGTAACGAATTGGAGACGACAGTGAGCGATATCGTGAAAGACAAGGTTGTGGTGGTAACGGGAGCGGGGGCCGGCATCGGCCGCGATTTCGCGCTGCAGTTCGCTGCGGCTGGCGCGAAGGTGGTGGTCAACGATCTGGGACGCCATGTGGAAAGCGGCGAGTTCGCGGCGCATCGCGTCGTCGCGGAAATCAGGGAAGCAGGCGGCGAAACGGTTGCCAGTACCGACAGCGTCGCCGAATGGGACTCGGCGCAAAAGATCGTGCAGGCTGCTTTAGATACGTTCGGGCGGATCGACTGCGTGGTCAACAACGCCGGTATCGTGCGCGACAGGATGTTCTTCAACATGAGCCCGGAAGAATGGAAGGCCGTCGTCGACGTGCATCTGAATGGTTCGTTTTTTGTGGCGCGCGCTGCCGCGCCGCACTTCAAGGCGCAGAACGGCGGCAGCTATGTGCACATGACCTCGACGTCCGGCCTGATCGGCAATATCGGCCAGGCCAACTACTCGGCCGCGAAAATGGGCGTCGTGGGTTTGTCGAAGTCGATCGCACTCGACATGGCGAAGTTCAACGTGCGCTCGAACTGTATTGCACCGTGGGCATGGACTGCGATGACCGCGTCGATTCCGTCCGACACGCCGGAGCAAAAGGCCCGCGTCGAGATCATGAAGAAAATGGAATCGCGCAAGGTGGCGCCGCTCGCGGTTTACCTCGCATCGGATCGTGCCGCGAAGGTGTCGGGGCAAATCTTCGGCGTGCGCGCGAATGAAATCTATTTTTTCAACCAGATCCGCATGGTGCGTTCGCTGCACCGCGACGCTGGCTGGACGCCGGAATCGATCGCCGATCAGGTCATGCCCGCCTTCGAATCCAGCTTCTTCCCGAACGTGCCTTCGCTCACGCTGACGCCTTGGGATCCGGTTTAACGCGCGTTTTTCACGCGCTGGGCTCGTTGTCTTTGCGGCAACCTCGAACGAGGCAGCCGCAGAGCCGCCAGCAAAAGCGAACAACTGCCGGTCACGCCAGCGACGTCGGCTAGCTCAGGTTCAACGCCTGGCGGATCGCCTTCGCGATGGGCAGCAACGGATCTTCTTCCGGCGAGGCAGGATTGAACAGCTTGTTGTGGCAAATCGCAACGGCGAGGCCGGTGTCGGGATCGGCCCAGCCGATCGAGTTGCCCTGCCCCGGATGACACAACGCACGCGGCGAATGAACCGCCGTCACTGGCGGATGCGCGCCCCCGAACCAGAATCCGCCGATGGT
It encodes:
- a CDS encoding enoyl-CoA hydratase, which produces MAYETIIVETRGKTGLIKLNRPQAYNALNNALMDELTVALDGFEADEAIGAIVLTGNDKAFAAGADIKMMNEWTYMDVFKQQFITSNWERTARCRKPVIAAVAGLALGGGCELAMMCDFILAADNARFALPEITLATIPGAGGTQRLTRALGKSKAMEMILTGRKMDATEAERCGLVSRIVPLGELLDEALKTANAISGFSQPVVAIAKECVNRAYESSLAEGVLFERRMAYATFATEDRKEGMAAFAEKRQPVFRNC
- a CDS encoding nitronate monooxygenase family protein produces the protein MNSHKNRITDLLGIDYPIIQGGMRWVARAELAAAVGNAGGLGFISAHTHASADALAREIDRVRALSDKPFGVNLTLLGSNAGLDYDGYVRTIIERGVPVVETAGSNPAKYIAAFKASGVKVIHKCVAVRHALKAEALGADAVSIDGFECAGHPGEDDIPGLILIPAAADRLKIPLLASGGFADGRGLMAALALGAQGINMGTRFMLTQESRVHPAIKQRMLEATERDTLLVGRTLGDSSRVIKNSVSLAAVELERVGGVTLADLYALTGASHWMDAFASGDVEGGAFPAGMVTGLIHDLPTCAELIARIMREAAAIAQRAFPFEVPAA
- a CDS encoding CaiB/BaiF CoA-transferase family protein, which produces MKLSGVRVVDFSQFMPGPMLASNLADHGADVIKVEPLTGDAARGPLESDSEFFVGLNRGKRSIALDLKRPEGLAIALRLIGEADVVIESSRPGVAARLGINYDTVSRAHPRLVYCSLTAFGQTGPLSQLPAHDSVIQSLAGTLPRDERGAPVTSGVSVAALAGSLTALSAVLMALLHARETGRGDFVDISLHDAALNAQPHLTGHALSARQEDFVDTGATAHGGNAIALLAAYRTADSQWLCLGGRELDFATHLLTPLGRPDLIAVAIGPGGEAQAELRAFLTEVFLTRTLSDWLSWFEGRRISVAPVLSLSEALVHPHTQARQMVSVDAAGRGHVGNAIRFLRDPAQPVLSIPGIGEHTVEILEALGYADEHISALDSAGVIRTQNTTEKA
- a CDS encoding acetyl-CoA hydrolase/transferase family protein — translated: MPTLLQPSSIEFASIVRPGDLVMWGQANAEPLPLTQQLVAQRHSIGRFRVFLGASATDTCRPEHADCIDFVAYCGTGANRALARAGVLDVLPCHYSQFPQMIRNGALKVDVLMLQLAPPDTEGRYSLSIAHEYLIAALDTARVIVAEINEEAPWTYGERYLRDDDLDFILPTSRAPLENARGKTGAIELAIAGHVADWIEDGSTLQFGMGVIPEAVLARLSDRRDLGIHSGTIGDRVADLMEAGVINNARKSVDRGITVAGVMMGSRRIHDFAHRNRAVQFRSTSYTHDPDVLARLDRFIALNSALEVDLGGQINAEVAGGGYVGAVGGALDFLRGARSAKGGLPVVALPSTASNGASRIVATLSGPVSTPRSDAGIIVTEYGVADLRGLTLKQRRERLLAIAHPDHRALLEHSTRAAG
- a CDS encoding acetyl-CoA C-acetyltransferase, producing the protein MKRAAIVSPVRTPVGVFGGSLRNVPVEELGALVTREVLKRTGLDPARIDDVVFAQSYANSETPCVGRWIALQAGLPVDVPGMQLDRRCGGGLQALATAAMMVQTGAADVVLAGGVESMSNIEYYSTDMRWGARSGSVQFHDRLARGRERSQPEERFGYISGMIETAENLASDYHISREEADECAVRSHRRAADAWASGRMADEVVTVTVPQKKGPPLLIAQDEGFREDTSLASLGKLRALIAGGTVTAGNSSQQNDAAAACLVVAEDKLEALGLAPMAYFNGWAAAGCEPSRMGIGPVPAVQKLMSRTGLSIDQMDLVELNEAFACQVLAVLKGWGWNDPDRLNVNGSGISLGHPIGATGVRMMTTLLFELQRRKGRYGLEAMCIGGGQGLAALFERA
- a CDS encoding enoyl-CoA hydratase/isomerase family protein, with product MRRSEGGLRDDRSLMRRVHYVCVDGVATITLDSPPVNALSLAVRSEMLRAFEWEKADEHARAVILTGDGKGFCAGGDIGEFGTPAAAAPPGLSLHIHLLIESMNKPVVAAMQVIYNMLMASDEVRLQRERFFNRK
- a CDS encoding rubredoxin, whose protein sequence is MKQWQCIFCGFFYDEAAGLPTEGFPPGTRWADIPDDWACPECGAAKVDFVMIEV
- a CDS encoding cytochrome P450; the protein is MRYPENWSVPSHVPHDRVVDFDYMNPPGAAEDVHLAWKALHNGPDIVWSPYYGGHWIATRGDDIETMQKDHTHFSHRSVNIPSLSAVQLVPLELDPPEHTAYRNLITPSFLPKAIASLEEDARVLAVELIEKLTPRGECEFVSEFAKLLPIVIFLRLADLPLSDRERLLEWAEMAVRGKVEERIESQNLLGAYISTWVAQRQANAGGDLVSLIANARIDGEPMRADRMFGMFIVVLFGGLDTVASLMGFIARFLAENPRHRRQLIDHPELMVSSVDELIRRFGVANTARLVAEDLDYKGVTLKKGDQIQLPNALFGLDERKFANPLEVDLTRKPVLHAAFGNGPHRCPGSFLARTEIKVFLQEWLKRIPDFGIREGDKPRCSSGAVNGMLYLPLTWNVAS
- a CDS encoding SDR family NAD(P)-dependent oxidoreductase, yielding MSDIVKDKVVVVTGAGAGIGRDFALQFAAAGAKVVVNDLGRHVESGEFAAHRVVAEIREAGGETVASTDSVAEWDSAQKIVQAALDTFGRIDCVVNNAGIVRDRMFFNMSPEEWKAVVDVHLNGSFFVARAAAPHFKAQNGGSYVHMTSTSGLIGNIGQANYSAAKMGVVGLSKSIALDMAKFNVRSNCIAPWAWTAMTASIPSDTPEQKARVEIMKKMESRKVAPLAVYLASDRAAKVSGQIFGVRANEIYFFNQIRMVRSLHRDAGWTPESIADQVMPAFESSFFPNVPSLTLTPWDPV